One region of Syntrophales bacterium genomic DNA includes:
- a CDS encoding D-alanine--D-alanine ligase, with amino-acid sequence MTESKDLSPTSKCRVGIVMGGLSSEKEVSLESGRNIFSKIDRRKYRPIAIFMDSCALLWELPVKLLMRNSTRDIEDDLKTEATPIPYESLKERVDVVCNGLHGKYGEDGCMQGLLELLKIPYTGSGVLSSAIGMDKYVSRQILAASGIDVPRTIPIREKQWRDNSPDITGDIGRDIGFPCVVKPCREGCSTAVIKVVAAEGIAEAVETAFLWDSVVLVEEFISGTEVTCGILGVENPEALMPSETIATEGILSLEDKFLYGQGENKTPPRLPDEQIEKIRETAVAAFRALDLKGYARIDMFVRKDGRVAVLEPNTLPGMTPSTVLFHQAAAVGITPAGLIDRIIEYAKEVHKDKKGPL; translated from the coding sequence ATGACCGAAAGCAAGGATCTGTCGCCAACTTCGAAATGCCGGGTTGGGATCGTCATGGGCGGACTCTCCTCGGAAAAGGAGGTTTCGCTGGAAAGCGGACGGAACATCTTCAGCAAGATTGACCGCCGCAAATATAGGCCCATCGCCATATTTATGGACAGTTGCGCTCTTCTCTGGGAGCTTCCCGTAAAACTCCTGATGCGCAACAGCACGCGCGATATCGAGGATGATTTAAAGACAGAAGCCACACCCATACCCTATGAATCACTGAAAGAGCGAGTGGATGTGGTCTGCAACGGACTGCACGGGAAATACGGGGAGGACGGGTGCATGCAAGGGCTCCTCGAACTCCTCAAAATCCCCTATACCGGATCCGGGGTTCTTTCTTCCGCAATCGGGATGGACAAGTACGTATCCCGGCAGATTCTCGCCGCAAGCGGGATCGACGTCCCGCGGACGATACCCATTCGGGAAAAACAATGGAGAGACAATAGCCCCGATATTACAGGAGATATAGGACGAGATATCGGCTTTCCCTGCGTTGTCAAACCCTGCCGGGAAGGGTGCAGCACGGCGGTAATCAAGGTCGTTGCCGCAGAGGGGATTGCCGAAGCGGTAGAAACCGCCTTTCTGTGGGACAGCGTTGTTCTTGTCGAGGAATTCATCTCCGGGACGGAGGTTACCTGCGGAATTCTCGGCGTGGAAAATCCGGAGGCCCTCATGCCCTCCGAGACCATCGCCACTGAGGGGATACTCTCCCTTGAGGACAAGTTTCTCTACGGACAGGGCGAAAACAAAACCCCGCCCCGGCTCCCGGATGAGCAGATTGAAAAAATCAGGGAGACGGCAGTTGCCGCCTTTCGGGCATTGGATTTAAAGGGATACGCTCGAATCGACATGTTTGTCCGAAAAGACGGACGGGTAGCAGTCCTCGAACCAAATACCCTTCCCGGGATGACGCCCTCCACCGTCCTTTTCCACCAGGCGGCGGCAGTCGGGATTACCCCGGCAGGCTTGATTGACCGAATTATCGAATACGCCAAGGAGGTACATAAAGACAAAAAAGGACCTTTATAA